A window of the Gemmatirosa kalamazoonensis genome harbors these coding sequences:
- a CDS encoding S41 family peptidase, giving the protein MRSRGIVVLAALSAALVTGGWLVGRGLQGQGAGASNGARLFDQVVEHVSHYYVDSIGGDSLYEKALDGMVSELGDPHSVVLTPDRLKRLAESTSGTYAGLGLRVDVRDGWLTVIDPVAGAPAERAGVRVGDRIVEIGGESTHDWTVDEASKRLRGAPHTKVSLLIERPGVEGRIPFSVERDEVHVRSVRHVALLRDSIGYLDLTVFSNASAREVEQGVDSLRALGARTVLLDLRSNPGGLLDQGVSVADLFLDPRQPIVSIRGRTPEANHVFVDSAGQRWAGLPLVVLVNEGSASASEIVAGALQDHDRALIVGTTSYGKGSAQSVFPLPNGSAVKLTTSLWYTPAGRSINKPIDATKDDDDEEVAPEKPADRKKFKTDGGRTVYGGGGITPDVAAGDTAVPPAELGFLRALGRQVGAFRDALTEYALSVKASGAVTSPDFVVTPAMRDDLWRRMAARKITMDRGAFESAQQLVTRQLTYEISRYVFGQDVEFRRRAADDPVINAALGLARGARSQRELFARAPKPSASHG; this is encoded by the coding sequence ATGCGCTCTCGTGGGATCGTGGTGCTGGCGGCGCTCAGCGCGGCGCTGGTGACCGGCGGGTGGCTGGTGGGACGTGGGCTCCAGGGGCAGGGTGCCGGCGCCTCCAACGGCGCGCGCCTGTTCGACCAGGTCGTCGAGCACGTCTCGCACTACTACGTGGACTCGATCGGCGGCGACTCGCTGTACGAGAAGGCGCTCGACGGCATGGTCTCCGAGCTCGGCGACCCGCACTCGGTCGTGCTCACGCCGGACCGGCTGAAGCGGCTGGCCGAGAGCACCAGCGGCACGTACGCCGGGCTCGGCCTGCGCGTCGACGTCCGCGACGGCTGGCTCACCGTGATCGACCCGGTGGCCGGCGCCCCGGCGGAGCGCGCCGGCGTCCGCGTCGGCGACCGGATCGTCGAGATCGGGGGCGAGTCCACGCACGACTGGACGGTGGACGAGGCGAGCAAGCGGCTGCGCGGCGCGCCGCACACGAAGGTCAGCCTGCTCATCGAGCGCCCGGGCGTCGAGGGACGCATCCCGTTCAGCGTGGAGCGCGACGAGGTGCACGTGCGCTCGGTGCGGCACGTCGCGCTGCTGCGCGACAGCATCGGCTACCTCGACCTCACGGTGTTCTCGAACGCCAGCGCGCGCGAGGTGGAGCAGGGCGTCGACTCGCTGCGCGCGCTCGGCGCCCGCACGGTGCTCCTCGATCTGCGCAGCAACCCCGGCGGCCTGCTCGATCAGGGCGTCAGCGTCGCCGACCTGTTCCTCGATCCGCGCCAGCCGATCGTCAGCATTCGCGGCCGCACGCCGGAAGCGAACCACGTCTTCGTCGACTCGGCGGGACAGCGGTGGGCGGGGCTGCCGCTCGTCGTGCTCGTGAACGAGGGCAGCGCGAGCGCCTCGGAGATCGTCGCCGGCGCGCTGCAGGACCACGACCGCGCGCTCATCGTCGGCACGACGTCGTACGGCAAGGGCAGCGCGCAGAGCGTCTTCCCGCTGCCTAACGGCTCGGCCGTCAAGCTCACGACGTCGCTGTGGTACACGCCGGCCGGACGCTCGATCAACAAGCCGATCGATGCGACGAAGGACGACGACGACGAGGAGGTCGCGCCCGAGAAGCCGGCGGATCGCAAGAAGTTCAAGACCGACGGCGGGCGCACCGTGTACGGCGGCGGCGGCATCACGCCGGACGTCGCCGCTGGCGACACCGCCGTGCCGCCGGCGGAGCTGGGCTTCCTGCGCGCGCTCGGCCGGCAGGTCGGCGCGTTCCGCGACGCGCTCACCGAGTACGCGCTCAGCGTGAAGGCGTCGGGCGCGGTGACGAGCCCCGACTTCGTCGTCACGCCCGCGATGCGCGACGACCTGTGGCGGCGCATGGCGGCGCGCAAGATTACGATGGACCGCGGCGCGTTCGAGTCCGCCCAGCAGCTCGTGACGCGCCAGCTCACGTACGAGATCTCGCGCTACGTGTTCGGCCAGGACGTGGAGTTCCGCCGCCGCGCGGCCGACGACCCCGTGATCAACGCCGCGTTAGGCCTCGCGCGCGGCGCGCGGTCGCAGCGCGAGCTGTTCGCGCGGGCACCGAAGCCGAGCGCGTCGCACGGGTGA